A window of Brachybacterium fresconis contains these coding sequences:
- a CDS encoding nucleoside/nucleotide kinase family protein: MSTPADSAAVPLLGAEEAVDAARVLLDAALRSGSRRLLGIAGAPGAGKSTLTELLAGRLPAGSCVVVPMDGFHLADVALERLVRRDRKGAPDTFDAAGYVALLQRLRTARATDPPVWAPMFERDLEQPLAGAIEVTGEVPLVITEGNYLLADGAFAQVPAMLDARWFVEMPEELRHQRLIARHEHFGKSPEAAREWALGPDEANARLVAATRPRADAVVQLG, encoded by the coding sequence ATGAGCACGCCCGCTGACAGTGCCGCTGTCCCGCTGCTCGGCGCCGAGGAGGCGGTCGATGCGGCGCGGGTGCTGCTCGATGCGGCGCTGCGCTCCGGGTCGCGCCGCCTGCTCGGGATCGCCGGCGCGCCCGGGGCCGGCAAATCCACGCTGACCGAGCTGCTGGCTGGGCGACTGCCGGCCGGTTCCTGCGTGGTGGTGCCGATGGACGGATTCCACCTGGCCGACGTGGCACTGGAGCGGCTGGTCCGCCGGGACCGCAAGGGTGCCCCGGACACCTTCGACGCGGCCGGGTACGTGGCCCTGCTGCAGCGGCTCCGCACCGCTCGGGCGACCGATCCGCCGGTGTGGGCCCCGATGTTCGAGCGCGACCTCGAACAGCCCCTCGCCGGCGCGATCGAGGTGACCGGCGAGGTGCCGCTGGTGATCACCGAGGGCAACTACCTGCTGGCCGACGGCGCCTTCGCCCAGGTGCCGGCGATGCTCGATGCCCGCTGGTTCGTCGAGATGCCCGAGGAGCTGCGCCACCAGCGCCTCATCGCCCGCCACGAACACTTCGGCAAGTCGCCGGAGGCCGCCCGGGAGTGGGCGCTGGGACCGGACGAGGCCAATGCCCGCCTGGTCGCCGCCACCCGCCCCCGGGCCGACGCGGTGGTGCAGCTGGGCTGA